The DNA window ATGCTGAATAACAGAATCGGCATCTTCAAGGTTAAGCTGTGCTCCATCTTCTCCGTATACTTTATAACCATTGTATTCAGGAGGATTATGACTTGCCGTAATAACAATCCCCATAAATGCATGTAGCTCACGTACCGAATAGGAAAGCTGAGGTGTCGTTCTCGGTTCACTATACACATAAGCCTTAATGCCGTTAGAAGCTAATGTATTTGCTGCTTCTTGTGCGAATTGAGGAGAATACCTACGACTATCATAAGCAATTACTACTCCCCGACTCATCGCATCCACGCCGGCAGATTTTATGTAGGAAGCTAATCCCGATGTAGCTTTACGAACCGTATATGTATTCATACGATTCGTTCCTGCTCCAATCTCTCCGCGCATACCACCAGTACCAAATTCTAAATCTCGGTAAAATGCATCCTCTGTTCGTTTTTCATCTTTCGCTAATAGCTGCAGATCTTCTTTCCAAACACTTTCCAATTCAGAAGAACTATCCCATTGTTCGAATAATTGTTTATACGACATTTAGCGATTCTCCCATTCATTCTTTTTTATACTCAATACTGTATACATCATGGCGACGATCTTTTAGATGCTTAACCGTTCCATCTTGTCGTTGACGTCTTAAGATTTCTAAATCAACGTCTCCTATTAAGACCATTTCTACATTCGGTTCTGTTTCTCCTACAATTCCATCCCGTGCGAATTCAAAATCAGAAGGTGCAAAAATAGCTGACTGAGCATATTGAATATCCATATTTTCCGTCTGTGGTAGATTTCCTACTGTACCGGAAATGACGGTGTAAATCTGATTTTCAATGGCACGAGCTTGTGCGCAGTATCTAACTCGTAAGTAACCTTGTCGATCCTCTGTACAAAATGGAGAGAAAATTATGTTCGCTCCCATATCTGTCGCTATTCGCGCAAGTTCTGGAAATTCGATATCGTAGCAAATTTGAATCGCAATTTTACCACAGTCAGTATCAAATACTTGGACCGTATCCCCTGCACTAATACCCCACCATTTACGTTCATTCGGTGTAATATGAATTTTATATTGCTTATCAATTGCTCCATCACGGTGGAATAAGTATGCTATATTATAAATTTCTTCATTCTCTTCTTCCACAAAGTGGGAACCAGCAATAATATTGATATTATATCGAACCGCTAAATCTGCAAATAATTCCATATACTGTGGAGTGTATTCGGTTAATTTGCGAACAGCTTGACTTGGTGAGCGTTCTTCTAAGAAAGACATGAGCTGAGTCGTAAAAATTTCTGGAAAAACAACGAAATCTGATTGTGCGTCTGAAGCTACATCTACAAAGTATTCACATTGGTGTGCAAACTCTTCAAACGAGTTAATTTTGCGCATCATATATTGAACTGCGCAAATTCGTACAGGATAGCTTGTTTTAAAATGCCGTTTTGATAGTGGAATATAGTCTACATTATTCCACTCCATTAACGTTGCATATTTAGCAGAAGCCATATCATCTGGTAAATAGTTCGGATTAATACGCATTAATGTGAACCCATTCATCAGTTGGAAGGTTAACACAGGGTCATATATTTTATGTCGAGAAACAGCCGTCACGTATTCTCTTGGTGACATTTCTTCCGTATGCTTATGATAGTTTGGAATTCGCCCACCGATAATAATGGATTTCAAATTGAACTGCCTTGCAATGTCCTTTCTTCCTTCATACAAACGTTGCCCGACTTTCATTCTTCTATAATCAGGGTGAACCATTACTTCGATGCCGTATAAGTTGTACCCGTCTGGATTATGATTTGTAATATAACCCGAATCTGTCACATCAGACCATGAATGTCGATCGTCGTATTCATCGAAGTTAATCACAAGACTGGAACAAGATCCAATTACCTTTCCGTCTAACTCTGCTACCAATTGTCCTTCAGGAAATATAGTTAAATGGCTGCGCAAATGTGCAACTTCCCAAGGATCCATACCTGGAAAACAAAGACGCTGAATTTCTAATATAGGTGCTATATCTGAAAAAGAAGTTTGTCTTATAATCATTTTTTTTTCAAACTGAGATGAATTGAATTCTTCTGACATGTTAACCGCTCCTCTTCTTTTCACTTACCTTCATTATATATCTCTTTTGTCCGCAGTTAAAATGTTTTACATGCCTATAAAGAACACTTATAATTTGACTTGAGTTCAAAGTATTTAAAAGGAGTAGACTATGACAAAAAAAGTTGAAAATATTATGTTATTTATGTGGTCAGTAGCCTTTACCGCAACTCTAGGATCCTTATATTTTTCAGAAGTTCGACAGTACGAGCCTTGTGAATTATGCTGGTATCAACGGATTCTTATGTACCCACTTGTGTTAATATTAGGTGTGGCATATGTACAAAAAAATGCGAAAATAGCAG is part of the Psychrobacillus sp. FSL H8-0483 genome and encodes:
- a CDS encoding GNAT family N-acetyltransferase — protein: MSEEFNSSQFEKKMIIRQTSFSDIAPILEIQRLCFPGMDPWEVAHLRSHLTIFPEGQLVAELDGKVIGSCSSLVINFDEYDDRHSWSDVTDSGYITNHNPDGYNLYGIEVMVHPDYRRMKVGQRLYEGRKDIARQFNLKSIIIGGRIPNYHKHTEEMSPREYVTAVSRHKIYDPVLTFQLMNGFTLMRINPNYLPDDMASAKYATLMEWNNVDYIPLSKRHFKTSYPVRICAVQYMMRKINSFEEFAHQCEYFVDVASDAQSDFVVFPEIFTTQLMSFLEERSPSQAVRKLTEYTPQYMELFADLAVRYNINIIAGSHFVEEENEEIYNIAYLFHRDGAIDKQYKIHITPNERKWWGISAGDTVQVFDTDCGKIAIQICYDIEFPELARIATDMGANIIFSPFCTEDRQGYLRVRYCAQARAIENQIYTVISGTVGNLPQTENMDIQYAQSAIFAPSDFEFARDGIVGETEPNVEMVLIGDVDLEILRRQRQDGTVKHLKDRRHDVYSIEYKKE